From Paenibacillus graminis:
GCCATTCAGTCCGGCCAGCGTGACATTGAAGTTCTGAACTTTGAATTTCATGCCGCCGGCAAAAATACTGAGGCCCAGCACCAGCAGCAGGTTGCCGATGATGGAGCCGGTGAGGCTGGCCTTAACCATATCGAACAGGCCTTCCTTCACCAGGAAAAAGGCGATGATCAGCTCGGCCGCATTCCCGAAGGTGGCATTAAGAAAGCCCCCCAGCCGCTGCCCGGCATAGTGGGCTACACTTTCTGTAGCCCGGCCCAGAAAGCCGGCTACAAAAACGACCGATATGGCAGAGAGCACGAATTGCAGCGTGTGGTCCCAGTCTGCGTAATGTCCGATGGCGCTAAGGATAAAGGTTATTACCAGCAGCGCCGGAGAGATCCATTTTTTCAAGTAATGCACACTCCAGTCTCTATATGTAGGTTGATTTCATAATCAATATACCCAAATTGTTCCGGTGTGTAAACGGGGATGCAAGAAAGTCATTTGCTTTTTAGCCTGTTTTCGAATTACAATAATTGATAATGAGTGTAGGGGGGTTATGGCATGGCGGAACAACTTCAACTGGAAATGGGAAACATACGGATCTCTAATGACGTCGTCTCGAAGATTGCCGGTTTGGCTGCCTTGGAGACCCCGGGAATTGCGGCCATGTCTGGCGGCTTGTCCGAGGGCTGGGCCAAGCGGCTCAGCGGCAAAAACGTGCAAAAAGGTGTAACTGTTGAAGTGGGACAGCTTGAAGCAGCTGTAGACCTGCGCATCATCGTTCTGTATGAAACTCCGATTCACGAGGTATGCCGGATGCTTCAGCAGAATGTGCGCGAGGCTGTGGAGAGCATGACGGGACTTCATATCGTTGAAGTCAACGTTAAGGTCGAAGGGGTGGCCTTCAAGAACGACGAAATTTCGTAAAGCGGTGCATTGGCAGTCAAGGCAACTTGCAGAAAGTAAACCAAAAAGGCAGTCCGGGAGGTCATCCCAGGGCTGCCTTTTTGGTTACTGCATAAGAAACCGGCACTTATGTAACGTCAGCGGGTACGGACTTGTCTGACCGTGGTAACAGACTTCGTTACCTCCTCTTTCGCCGGCCGGTTAGTCTCTCTGGAAATGCTCAGCATGATGCCCATGGAGAGCATGGTTACGAGCAGTGAGGAACCTCCATAGCTGATGAATGGAAGCGTAACTCCGGTAAGCGGGATCGTGTTGGTGACTCCGCCGATGTTGACAAAGGCCTGAATGGCAATCAGACCCATGATGCCAATGCCGACAAGGGTTCCGAAGGGATCAGTGCACCTAAGGGCAATCAGGATGCCGCGCCAGATGAAATAGAGGTAGACCAGCAGGAAAAGGGATGTCCCTATAAATCCCAGCTCTTCACCGATAACGGCAAAGATAAAGTCGGTATATGGATAGGGCAGATAGTGCAGCTTCTGAATGCTTTGGCCAAAGCCTGACCCGTTGGTTCCTCCCTCGCCGAGAGCGATCAGGGATTGCAGGATATTATAGCCGCCGTCCTCAGGATCCGCTTCCGGATTGATAAATGCGCTAATCCGGTCTTTTTTGTAATCCTTGCTGACCGCCGCGGTTTCTGAAGGCGGTGATAAGGAATCAATGGCTGTTTTTGCACCCATAACAATTCCGACACCCAGCACCAGCAAGGCGATGGAGGCCATAATATGCTTCATGCTGGCCCCCCCGGCGTAGATAACAAGTCCGCTGGTGGCCACAAGGATCAGACAGGAACCCAAATCCGGCTGCATCATAATGAGTCCTGCGACAATGCCTACAATAACCATCACCGGAATATAGCCTGTGCGCAAATCTCTGAGCCGCTCGCCTTTTTTGGAGATCAGGGCAGCCAGGTAGAGAATGATGGATATTTTGGCCAGCTCTGTGGGCTGGATGCCGAGGCTTCCGATACTGAACCAGCTCTTGGCTCCGTTGATTCTCTCTGTAGAGGCCACGAACAGCAGCAGAACCAGCGTGATCATGAAGATCGGCGCATACCATTTCTTGAATTTACTGTAATGGATATTCATGGTTACAAACATCGCGATGCTTCCCAGTACCACCCAGATAATCTGGCGTTTGACAAAAAATAATGAATCATTTCCGAACTTCTCACTGGCCAGCATCAGGCTGGAGCTGGAGCTGAAGACCATGAGCAGTCCGAAGCCGACCAGCAGGAGAGTCAGAATAAGCAGCTGAAAATCGGGCGTTCCTCTTTTGGGCAGGCTGACATTTTTTTTCGTCGTTCCCTTTACACTGCTCAAGCCTCCAGCAGCGCTTTCAGTTCAAGAATATGTCTCGCGGCATCATCCAGAACAGGCTTAGGGACGGGAGATTCATACTCCAGACCATGGGGAAAAGTGGCTTTGCCCAAGTAGACGGCTTCAATCGCAAGTACGGCGTCGGACTTCTCCAGCTTGCCCTCGACAGCACGCGTGTTGATCCGCAAAAAGTATTCTCCGCCGTTCTGCCTGTCTTCGATCTTGCAGTCATAGGTGGCCCGGTAGTATTCCCACTGCCAGCGGATGAATCCGGCTTTGGCCGCGCTTTCGTCCAGATAGAGAAGGTCGCTTGTTAATCCAACGAGGCCCGTGTTCTCAAATATCATAGCGCACATATCCCCCTTATGAAGTATAATGATAATTTCATGCTTATTATTATAGATGTTCCTTTTCATGATAGTATGTTTCCCTGGGTTGTGCAAGGCGTGCCGGGCCTGTTGGTACCCTCTTTTTTGTGTTTCTGCTACAATAATAGAAATATAGCCTTTAGGGCTGAATGGTGGAGATTATATGGAGAGGCTGGCACTGGAACAGCTGCTGCCGGATATGGTGAAATGGCGCAGACATCTGCACCGCCATCCGGAGCTGTCTTATCAGGAGAAGGAGACCTCGGCGTTTGTTGCCGCGAAGCTTAAGGAATTCGGGATTGAAGCCGTGAGAAGCAAGGCCGGTTATGGAGTGACCGGAATTATAAAAGGAAAACTGCCGGGCAAAACCGTTGTTCTGCGCGCGGATATGGATGCGCTGGCCATTACGGAGGAGAATGGCCGGGAGTACGCTTCGCAAAATCACGGAGTTATGCATGCCTGCGGCCACGACGGGCATACCTCCATGCTGCTTGCCGCCGCTGCTTATTACAGCAGCCGCAGGGAAGAACTGCAGGGCGAGCTGCGTTTCCTGTTCCAGCCAGCAGAAGAGATCTGCCCCGGCGGAGCACTGGGGATGATCGCTGAAGGGGTGCTGGAGGGAGCAGACGCAGTATATGGGCTGCATTTATGGACGCCGCTGCCGGTCGGACAGGTAGCCAGCGCACCAGGACCGTTGATGGCCTCTGCGGATGAATTTTTCATCGACATCACCGGTAAAGGTGGACATGCCGGTACGCCGCACCGCACGGTTGACAGTATTGTGGCCGCTGCGGCACTTGTGACCCAGCTGCAGAGCATTGTCAGCCGTTCGGTGGACCCGCTGCGGCCTGCAGTCGTAAGTGTGGGAACGATTCAGGGCGGGACCGCCCAGAACATCGTCGCGGAGCGCTGCCGGATCACCGGTACGGTGCGTGCGTTTGACGAGGAGACCCGTTACCTCATCCGCCAGAGAATTGAAGAGATGACTGCTTCTGTAGCGGCATCGTACGGGGCTGAAGCCAAGATCGATTATTTGGTGGGTTATCCGCCGCTGGTGAATGACGAAGCGGAATTCCGCCGCTTTTTCCGTGTGGCGCCGGCTGCGCTTGGAGACGGGGTCCGCGTAGAGCGGATGGAGAAGATCATGCCGGCAGAGGACTTTTCCTATTATGTTAAGGAAATTCCCGGCTGCTTCATCTTTGTGGGAGCGGGCAATCCGGCCAAAGAAGCGGTGTATCCGCATCACCACAGCAAATTCGATTTTGACGAGGATGCTCTGCTGCATGGGGCGAAGGTGCTGGTGGCGATGGCGGATTCCTGCCTGAATGAATAAGCAGCCGCCCGTATATTTTAACGGTTCAAGGGGAACCTACTTCCGTAGAACATGGAAAACATGACAGGAGGGTTCAATCTTGAAGACAGTCAAAGAAGTAATGACAGCGCAGCCTGTGTGTGTCACCTTACAGGACAATCTCTATGAGGTAGCCGTAAAAATGAGAGATGCGGATACCGGTGTTATTCCGGTGGTAGAAGCTGACGGGGAAACCTTGATCGGTATTATTACGGACCGGGACTTGGTGATCCGGGGGTATGCAGAGAAACATTCCGGCTCGACTGCAGTGGAAACGGTGATGACCAAAGGAATTACTGCTGTTTCCGAATCCACTTCGGTGGATGAAGCGGCTGAGCTGATGGCCTCCAGACAGATCCGGCGGATCCCGGTTGTCAACGGAAAAAAACTGATCGGGATCGTGTCGCTGGGTGATTTGGCCGTGAAGAACATTTTTGCTGATGAAGCAGCAGAAGCTTTGACTGACATTTCACAGCAGCATCTGCATTAGGAATAGAAGCAAGGGGAAGCTCATGTCCGTTATCGCGGAGGTGGGCTTTTTCCGCTATACAGTGGTTTGAGAGATACATAGTCCCGGGCGGTCTGGACCGTAACGCCTAACATATTGGAGGTTTTTGAGATGAACGGAAGCGGAAAAGGAGCATGTATCATCCGTAAAGACCGGACGATCCTGCTGGAATGCGGACACCCTGGCTTCGAGGCGGCCCGGACGGCTCTGGCTGACTTTGCCGAACTGGTAAAAAGCCCTCCTGCCTACCACACTTACCGGATAACCCATCTATCCCTCTGGAACGCAGCGGCTGCCGGCAAAACAGTACAGGAGATCCTGGCAGTATTAAGCTTACTTTCGCGCTGTGGCATACCCGCCGGCCTTGAGGAAGAGGTCAGACAGCTGGTCTCACGTTACGGAAGACTGGAACTGCATTCCGGTGCGGCCGGCGGTTCGCTGATGGTCCTGCGTGCCGACAATCCTGTGCTGCTCGATGAATTGGCAGAGCAGGCTGCTTTGCAAGGGCTGGGCCTGAAAAGGACGGCTTCCCTGGAATGCCAGTGTCCGTCTGAACAACGGGGTCTGCTGAAGCAGGAGCTGACGAGGCTGGGGTTCCCGGTCCTGGATTACGCGGGCTACCGGGACGGGCAGGCGCTGAACGTGCCTTGGAAAAAGGCAGCAGGAAGCGGAGCAGCATCCGGGGAGTTCGTTGGCCTAAGGGACTATCAGGAGGAAGCCGTCCGCCGATTCGGGAGAATCGGCGGAAGCGGAGGAAGCGGCGTAGTGGTCCTGCCCTGCGGGGCGGGCAAAACGCTTGTGGGTCTGGCGGTGCTGGAAAGCCTGCAGTGCGAAACACTGATCCTCACTTCGAATGCCACCTCGGTTGCACAGTGGAGGGCAGAACTGCTGAAGAGGACGGGGCTGGATGAAAAATCCGTAGGAGAATACAGTGGTATGAAGAGGCAGGTCCGCCCGATAACGGTGGCCACCTATCAGATTTTGACGCACCGGCGTTCCAAGGGAGGCCCCTTCGGCCATATGAATCTGTTCAATGAACGGAATTGGGGGCTTATTATTTACGACGAGGTGCATCTGCTTCCGGCTCCGGTGTTCAGAGCCACTGCGGATATTCAGGCCACCCGGCGGCTTGGACTGACGGCTACACTGGTTAGAGAGGACGGGCGGGAAGATGACGTATTCTCGCTGATCGGCCCCAAATGCTATGAACTGCCCTGGAAGGTGCTGGAGAAGCAGGGCTGGATTGCGGCAGTCGACTGCATCGAGGTCGTTGTGCCCATGGACACCGAAATCAGGCACAAGTATATGTATGCCGGGGAAAAAGAGCAGTTCCGGGTTGCAGCAGGCAATCCGGCCAAGGCTGGGGCTGCGGCAAGGATCATAGCAGCCCACCCTGGGGCAGCAGTACTGGTCATCGGACAGTATCTGGACCAGCTGGAGCAGCTGGCGGCAAGCCTGGGTGCGCCGCTGATTACGGGCAAGACTTCCCAGCAGGAGCGAAGCGGGCTGTATGCTGCTTTTAACGAGGGGACAATACGGCTGCTGGTGGTATCCAAGGTGGCGAACTTTGCCGTGAATCTGCCTGATGCTTCCGTAGCTATCGAGGTGTCCGGTGCTTACGGTTCACGGCAAGAGGAGGCCCAGCGTCTGGGACGTATCCTCCGGCCGAAGCCGGGAGAGAACAAAGCGTACTTCTATACTCTGGTGTCCGGGGACAGCAGGGAGCAGGATTTCGCTCTGCGCCGCCGTCTGTTTCTGACTGAGCAGGGCTATGAATATG
This genomic window contains:
- a CDS encoding Asp23/Gls24 family envelope stress response protein; protein product: MAEQLQLEMGNIRISNDVVSKIAGLAALETPGIAAMSGGLSEGWAKRLSGKNVQKGVTVEVGQLEAAVDLRIIVLYETPIHEVCRMLQQNVREAVESMTGLHIVEVNVKVEGVAFKNDEIS
- the ftsW gene encoding putative lipid II flippase FtsW, which codes for MSSVKGTTKKNVSLPKRGTPDFQLLILTLLLVGFGLLMVFSSSSSLMLASEKFGNDSLFFVKRQIIWVVLGSIAMFVTMNIHYSKFKKWYAPIFMITLVLLLFVASTERINGAKSWFSIGSLGIQPTELAKISIILYLAALISKKGERLRDLRTGYIPVMVIVGIVAGLIMMQPDLGSCLILVATSGLVIYAGGASMKHIMASIALLVLGVGIVMGAKTAIDSLSPPSETAAVSKDYKKDRISAFINPEADPEDGGYNILQSLIALGEGGTNGSGFGQSIQKLHYLPYPYTDFIFAVIGEELGFIGTSLFLLVYLYFIWRGILIALRCTDPFGTLVGIGIMGLIAIQAFVNIGGVTNTIPLTGVTLPFISYGGSSLLVTMLSMGIMLSISRETNRPAKEEVTKSVTTVRQVRTR
- a CDS encoding YugN family protein, which gives rise to MIFENTGLVGLTSDLLYLDESAAKAGFIRWQWEYYRATYDCKIEDRQNGGEYFLRINTRAVEGKLEKSDAVLAIEAVYLGKATFPHGLEYESPVPKPVLDDAARHILELKALLEA
- a CDS encoding M20 family metallopeptidase — encoded protein: MERLALEQLLPDMVKWRRHLHRHPELSYQEKETSAFVAAKLKEFGIEAVRSKAGYGVTGIIKGKLPGKTVVLRADMDALAITEENGREYASQNHGVMHACGHDGHTSMLLAAAAYYSSRREELQGELRFLFQPAEEICPGGALGMIAEGVLEGADAVYGLHLWTPLPVGQVASAPGPLMASADEFFIDITGKGGHAGTPHRTVDSIVAAAALVTQLQSIVSRSVDPLRPAVVSVGTIQGGTAQNIVAERCRITGTVRAFDEETRYLIRQRIEEMTASVAASYGAEAKIDYLVGYPPLVNDEAEFRRFFRVAPAALGDGVRVERMEKIMPAEDFSYYVKEIPGCFIFVGAGNPAKEAVYPHHHSKFDFDEDALLHGAKVLVAMADSCLNE
- a CDS encoding CBS domain-containing protein codes for the protein MKTVKEVMTAQPVCVTLQDNLYEVAVKMRDADTGVIPVVEADGETLIGIITDRDLVIRGYAEKHSGSTAVETVMTKGITAVSESTSVDEAAELMASRQIRRIPVVNGKKLIGIVSLGDLAVKNIFADEAAEALTDISQQHLH
- a CDS encoding DNA repair helicase XPB, whose translation is MNGSGKGACIIRKDRTILLECGHPGFEAARTALADFAELVKSPPAYHTYRITHLSLWNAAAAGKTVQEILAVLSLLSRCGIPAGLEEEVRQLVSRYGRLELHSGAAGGSLMVLRADNPVLLDELAEQAALQGLGLKRTASLECQCPSEQRGLLKQELTRLGFPVLDYAGYRDGQALNVPWKKAAGSGAASGEFVGLRDYQEEAVRRFGRIGGSGGSGVVVLPCGAGKTLVGLAVLESLQCETLILTSNATSVAQWRAELLKRTGLDEKSVGEYSGMKRQVRPITVATYQILTHRRSKGGPFGHMNLFNERNWGLIIYDEVHLLPAPVFRATADIQATRRLGLTATLVREDGREDDVFSLIGPKCYELPWKVLEKQGWIAAVDCIEVVVPMDTEIRHKYMYAGEKEQFRVAAGNPAKAGAAARIIAAHPGAAVLVIGQYLDQLEQLAASLGAPLITGKTSQQERSGLYAAFNEGTIRLLVVSKVANFAVNLPDASVAIEVSGAYGSRQEEAQRLGRILRPKPGENKAYFYTLVSGDSREQDFALRRRLFLTEQGYEYAVQTAQPEEATL